In a single window of the Kwoniella shandongensis chromosome 5, complete sequence genome:
- a CDS encoding mitochondrial import inner membrane translocase subunit TIM10 produces MSFLFGGNNRSVEGSVDPAKVEMAMAELDMITDVFNRLVTSCHTKCISSTPNNHRYVEGELLKGESVCIDRCTAKFFEVNKKVGERMSAMGNAAQSTGTFGR; encoded by the exons ATGAGTTTCTTATTCGGCGGTAACA ACCGATCGGTTGAGGGGTCCGTGGATCCTGCAAAGGTCGAGATGGCAATGGCTGAGCTCG ATATGATCACTGATGTTTT CAACCGACTCGTCACTTCTTGTCACACCAAATGTATTTCCTCCACACCTAACAACCACCGATATGTCGAGGGAGAGCTGTTGAAGGGAGAGAGCGTGTGTATTGACAGATGCACTGCTAAGttcttcgag GTCAACAAGAAGGTCGGAGAGAGGATGTCAGCGATGGGCAACGCTGCTCAAAGTACCGGTACTTTCGGCAGATAA